CTGCTCCTCGGAGCGGGCATCCCCGCGCAGGCCTTCTCCCAGGCCGCGTTCCCGCTGACGAGCAACGGCAACCGGGGCACCGACGTCGTCGCGCTGCAGCACCTGCTCGCCGCACACGGCCGCACCGTGGCCGTGGACGGCGTCTTCGGCTCCGGCACGCACAGCGCCGTCGTCGGCTTCCAGCAGTCCAAGGGTCTGACCGCGGACGGCATCGTCGGCCCCGCCACCTGGGGCGCGCTCGCCATCACCGTGCGCCAGGGTGACAACGGGCCCGCCGTGAAGGCCGTCCAGGCGCTGCTCAACGCGAAGCGGGGCGCCGGCCTCTCGGTGGACGGAGCCTTCGGACCCGCCACGTACACGGCGGTCCGCACCTTCCAGTCGCACGCCGGGATCGGCGTGGACGGCATCGTCGGACCGACCACGTGGAAGAACCTGCTGTGGCACTTCGAGAACATCGACTTCGGCCCGGGCACGATGTGCGCGCAGAGCCCCGACGGCAACGCGAACGCCCACTGGGCGACAGCGGGCGCCGTCGGGCAGCTCGAAGCCGCCGCCGCCACCTTCGCCGGCACGGGCAACGGCAGACTGCCGGTCGGCGACGCGAGCTTCGAGCACGGTGGGGACATACCCGGCCACGCCAGCCATGAGGTCGGGCTGGACATCGACGTGTGGCCGATCCGCACCGACTCGGCGCAGTGCACCGCCGGACGCATCACCTGGCAGTCGTCGACGTACGACCGCGCGGCCACCCGCCGGCTCGTGCAGGAGATCCGGGCGAAGGCCCCCGGCCATGTCGAGTTGATCTTCTTCAACGACCCGCAGCTGATCTCGGAAGGCCTGACCACGAGCTACCCGAACCACGACAATCACCTGCACATCCGCTACCGCTAGGCACCCGTGCGCGGGCCCGTCGCCTCCACGCACGGGCCCGCGGACGTACGGCCCCGCAACCGACCGCGGCGCTCCCCGCATCACGAGCGCCGCGCCGGCCGCGTGACGAGTAGGGCTACTGCCGGACCACGGCGGGCATCATGTCGACGTGGCTGCTCCCCACTCTCCGCCGCTCGCCGTCGACGACCGCGGCAATGCCCTGGTCTCCTTCGTCCCGGGAGCGGAGGACGAGCCGCCCGGTGACGCGCCCCTGCCCTTAGCACTGATGGCCCTGTGGCACCGCGACCGCGTCCTGATGACCTTCAACCGGTTCCGACAGGCCTGGGAACTGCCAGGCGGTCTGATCGACCCGGGTGAGACGCCTCGCCGAGCGGCCGCGCGGGAGTTGCTGGAGGAGACCGGACACGTGTCCGGAGGGCGGATCCGCTTCGTCGGCTTCGCCCGCTTCACTCTGGCGCCCGACCAGCGGGCCGAGTACGGCGCGCTGTTCACGGGGCAGGGCGCCGACGTGTCGCAGTCGTTCCAGCCCAACGACGAGATCGCGGCCGTCCGGTGGTGGGACCTCCGGGCGTCCTTGCCGGGGGCGCTCCAGCCGCTGGACGCCCACCTCGCGGAGCTCAGCCGCAGCGCGCCGCCGAGCACGTGAAGCCCGCTCCCCGGTCGTGGCGGGCACCACCGCGCGTCAAGGCGCACGGCGACGGCGCCCTGAGGGAGCCGCTCGTGCGACCCGCAGCTCCGTGAGGTACCGCTTGGTGACCCGGCCTCCGTACCGTCTGTCGATCAGCCCGGCGATGCACTCCAGCAGTCCGTCCCTGGCCTCCGGCGGCAGCGCCCGATGGCCGGAGTAGGTCCGCAGCACCTCCAGGTACTCCGCCGTGCTGTACGTCAGATCCCACGCGTAGCGCCGGAAGACGACGGGACCGAACCGGCCGCTGCGTGCGACCTCATCCGCGTGGTCCGAGGTGTCGACGTCCTGCGGGGAGGGAAGCCGCAGCCCCGGTGGGGTGGCCGGATCGAAACGCTCGTAACACTCCTGAACCTCGACGAAGAACTCCGCGCTGCCGCCCGCCACATGCTGCGTGGCGACCACGGCGAGGGCGCCACCGGGCCGCAGCGCGTCAGCGGCCTTCGTCATCCGCACCGCCGGGTCGATCCAGTGAAACGCCGTCGCCGAGACGACCGCGTCGAACGGCTCCTGCGGCAGGGGCCAGGTCTCGAAGTCCGCCGTCACGATCTCCACCGCCGCGAACCCGGCCAGGTTGCGGCGCGCGACGGCGGCCATGTCCGCGCCCAGTTCGACGGCGGTGATCCGGCAGCCGCGCTCGGCGAGCGGCAAGGTCGCCTGGCCGGTGCCCGGCCCCACCTCGAGGACATGACAGCCGGGTTCGATGCCCGCCACCTCGGTGAGGTCGTCGAACAACTCCGGCGGATACCCGGGCCTGGCCCGGTCGTACAGCTCGGCGTCCTCGTCGAAGGTCCGACTCAACCGCACACGACGCGTTTCGTCGGGGGTGTCGTCGCGCATGACAGCACCCTAGTGCCGCGGCAGGCATTCACCCCGTCGCGACGACCGGCACGCCCTCTCGCCGCACCGGCCGGGCCGCACCTGGTCACCGGTCCACGTCCTGCACGAGGGCGGCGGCGGCCGCCCCGAACCGCAGGACCGCGTCGACTACGTCCTCCACCGCGGTCTGCGGGTTCTCGACGCGCGGACGTACGTGGCCGGTACCCCGCGGGCCGGCCGGCGACGACTGGCCGTCCGACCACGCAGCGGTCATCACGACGTTCGCCATGCCCGACGCGCAGTGAACGGCGCGACCGGGCACCCGGGTTCACATGCGCAGAGCGCGCCGTGTCATGCGGCCGGGCCGGACAAGCGGACCTCGTCCGCGGCGGTACGGCCCCGACGGGCCCGTCCTGTCACCGACAGGGCGCCCGGCCCGAAGAAGACCAGCAGCAGGAAGCCCCAGCAGAACAGCGCGGGCGACAGACCACCGTTCTGCAGAGGGAACAGCCCGTCCTTCTGGTGCTCGGTGAAGTAGGCGAACGCCATGATCCCCGAGCTGACGAAGGCGGCGCTGCGCGTGCCCACCCCGAACAGGACAAGAACACCGCACACCAACTCGATCACCCCGGCGTACCAGAACGGCCAGTCACCCACCGGGCTCGCCTCGCGGCCCAGCACACCGAAGACGGTGGCGGCGCCCTCACTGGTGAACAGCAGGCCAAGGACGATCCGATACGCGCCGAGTACGAGGGGCTGGTAGCCGGTCAGTCGGTCGTTCATTCTTGCGGTGCTCATGGGTGAGTACTCCTCGAACCAGTACGTGCGTCGCCGAGCGACGCAGGCGGGGCGGGACCAGCCCCTCCCCCACTGACTACGTCCGCGCCGGCCGGTTGACTCACCGCGACACCCGGCCGGCCGACGTGGTGGGCGACGGAAGCGACGTCCGACGCGTCGTCAGGTGGCGAGCGGGGCCGTCATGGGCTCCGGGTCGTTCCCGAGATCGGGACCCGGAGCGCCGTCCGGCTCCCGCGGCGGCTCGGTCAACTGCTCGCGCACGTAGTTCCAGACGACGGCGATCAGTGCGGCGGCCGGAACGGCGAGCAAGCTGCCCACGATGCCCGCCAGGCTGCCTCCCAGGGTCACCGCCAGCAGGACGACCGCCGCGTGCAGGCCGAGTCCCCGGCTCTGGATCATGGGCTGGAAGACGTTGCCCTCCAACTGCTGGACGACGACGATGATCGCCAGCACGATCAAGGCGTCCATCAGCCCGTTCGACACCAGGGCGATGAGCACGGCGACGAATCCCGCGAACAGGGCGCCGATGATCGGCACGAACGCGCACACGAAGGTGAGCACGGCCAGCGGGAGGACCAGCGGAACGTCCAGGACCCAGAGTCCGATGCCGATGAGGACGGCGTCCAGCAGACCGACCGCCGCCTGGGAGCGCACGAAGGCCCCGAGGGTGTCCCAGCCGCGCTCGGCCACGGCAGGCACGTCGGTCGCGAGGCGACCGGGCAGCTGACGAGCGAGCCACGGCAGGAAGCGCGGTCCGTCCTTGAGGAAGAAGAACATCAGGAAGAGGGCGAGGACGGCCGTCACCACTCCGTTGACGACGGTGCCCACACCGGTGGCGAGGGTGGTGAGCATGCTGCCGACGCTGTTCTGGAGACGGTCGGTCGCGGTGTCCAGGGCGCTGGTGATCTGGTCGTCACCGATGTTCAGCGGCGGACCCGCGGCCCACTCCCGTACCCGCTGTATGCCTTCCACCACTCCGTCCGTCAGCTCGCCGGACTGCGAGGCCACGGGGACGGCGATGAGCGCCACGGCGCCGGCGGCGACCATGAGGAACAGCACGGTCACCGCCGACGCGGCGAGTGCGGGCGGCCATGAGTGACGGCGCAGGAACCGGGCGAAGGGCCAGGTCAGTGTGGTGAGCAGCAAGCCGATGACCAGGGGCCAGACGATCGGCCACATCCGGCCGAGAAGCCAGAGCACCACCGCGGTCCCCACGAGGACCAGCAGCAGCTCCGCCGATATGCGCGCCGACGCACGGAGTGCGGCACGGGTTCTCGCAGGGCTCAAAGAGGCAGACATGCGATCACCCTATGCGCCGACACGCTCCGGCCGTCTGCGCGGCCCGCCAGACGTCTGGCCCGGAATCAATCCGTCCGTGCCGACGGGCCGACAGCCCGACAAGCCCGTTGGCGAAGCCAGTTGGCGGGTGGGACCGGAACCCGTCCCCGCCCTGCACTGC
This region of Streptomyces chromofuscus genomic DNA includes:
- a CDS encoding NUDIX hydrolase translates to MAAPHSPPLAVDDRGNALVSFVPGAEDEPPGDAPLPLALMALWHRDRVLMTFNRFRQAWELPGGLIDPGETPRRAAARELLEETGHVSGGRIRFVGFARFTLAPDQRAEYGALFTGQGADVSQSFQPNDEIAAVRWWDLRASLPGALQPLDAHLAELSRSAPPST
- a CDS encoding DoxX family protein; its protein translation is MSTARMNDRLTGYQPLVLGAYRIVLGLLFTSEGAATVFGVLGREASPVGDWPFWYAGVIELVCGVLVLFGVGTRSAAFVSSGIMAFAYFTEHQKDGLFPLQNGGLSPALFCWGFLLLVFFGPGALSVTGRARRGRTAADEVRLSGPAA
- a CDS encoding penicillin-insensitive murein endopeptidase — protein: MRQLWRVIALFAAVAGLLLGAGIPAQAFSQAAFPLTSNGNRGTDVVALQHLLAAHGRTVAVDGVFGSGTHSAVVGFQQSKGLTADGIVGPATWGALAITVRQGDNGPAVKAVQALLNAKRGAGLSVDGAFGPATYTAVRTFQSHAGIGVDGIVGPTTWKNLLWHFENIDFGPGTMCAQSPDGNANAHWATAGAVGQLEAAAATFAGTGNGRLPVGDASFEHGGDIPGHASHEVGLDIDVWPIRTDSAQCTAGRITWQSSTYDRAATRRLVQEIRAKAPGHVELIFFNDPQLISEGLTTSYPNHDNHLHIRYR
- a CDS encoding AI-2E family transporter; the protein is MSASLSPARTRAALRASARISAELLLVLVGTAVVLWLLGRMWPIVWPLVIGLLLTTLTWPFARFLRRHSWPPALAASAVTVLFLMVAAGAVALIAVPVASQSGELTDGVVEGIQRVREWAAGPPLNIGDDQITSALDTATDRLQNSVGSMLTTLATGVGTVVNGVVTAVLALFLMFFFLKDGPRFLPWLARQLPGRLATDVPAVAERGWDTLGAFVRSQAAVGLLDAVLIGIGLWVLDVPLVLPLAVLTFVCAFVPIIGALFAGFVAVLIALVSNGLMDALIVLAIIVVVQQLEGNVFQPMIQSRGLGLHAAVVLLAVTLGGSLAGIVGSLLAVPAAALIAVVWNYVREQLTEPPREPDGAPGPDLGNDPEPMTAPLAT
- a CDS encoding class I SAM-dependent methyltransferase, which translates into the protein MRDDTPDETRRVRLSRTFDEDAELYDRARPGYPPELFDDLTEVAGIEPGCHVLEVGPGTGQATLPLAERGCRITAVELGADMAAVARRNLAGFAAVEIVTADFETWPLPQEPFDAVVSATAFHWIDPAVRMTKAADALRPGGALAVVATQHVAGGSAEFFVEVQECYERFDPATPPGLRLPSPQDVDTSDHADEVARSGRFGPVVFRRYAWDLTYSTAEYLEVLRTYSGHRALPPEARDGLLECIAGLIDRRYGGRVTKRYLTELRVARAAPSGRRRRAP